The DNA window CGGGTCCCTCGGGCACCGCACCGCGGAAGAGCACGCCGTCGGCGGCCGCGACGACCGCCGGAGGCTCCGGCCGCACGTCGGGGGCGACCGGTGCGAGCCGGCCGCGGACCCGCAGGGTGGGTCGCACCTGGTCGACGTACGGCTCCCCGACGCGCCACCACGCGCGCACGGCCTGCCGGTCGCGGGCGCGCTCGGCCATCCGGTGGTTGATCGCGTCGATGTCGGCGATCGCCGGCGGCAGGTACGGCGAGAACGACGCGTCGAGGTGACCGACGCCGTCGACCACGTCCCCCTCGGCGTCGACGCCCTGGAAGCCCACGTGCTTGCGGACCAGTCGGTCCCAGTCCTGGCCGCCGCGCGGGTGCGCCTCGGTGAGGCAGACGACCGACCAGGTCATCGCGACCTTGTCGGGCCAGGTCGCGTCGATGCGCAGCGCCCGGCCGCGGGTCTGGACGACCGCGGTGCTGGTGGTGGCCGTGGTCAGGTCCACGAGCGTGCTGATGCGGGGGGCGTCCCAGCCCTCGCCGAGCAGGCCGCGGGTGCCGACCAGCACCCGGGTGCCGCCGCTCTCGAAGAGCCGGGTCACGTGCGGCACCCAGCGCCGGCTGGTCCACGGTCCGGTGAGCTGCGCCACGGCTGCGTCGCCCGGCTCGACGACCAGGGCGTCGGCGAGGCGTGCGTCGGTGAGCCGCACCTGCTCCACCAGGTCCCGCAGCGTGCTCTCGGCCGCGGCCACCGTCGAGCCGGTCACCAGCAGCGGGGCGAGACCGGCGGTGGCGGGGTCGCCCACGAGGGCGGCGATGACCGAGCGTGCCGAGCCCTCCTGCTGGTCGAGCACGCCGTCGAGCTCGCGCGGCACGATCGCGCTCGCCCGCTCGTGGTCGCAGAGCACCAGCACCCGGGTGTGGTCGCCGAGGCTGTCCCACTCCCCCGCGACGAGGTCGACGGTCGCGGTCGTCTTCGCCATCGTCCGCGCCAGCACCCGGTCGACGGTCGAGCGGCCCGCGCGGATGCCGCGCCGGGTCCAGACGTAGCCGACGGCAGGCAGCGCACGGCGTACGACGCGCAGCACGTCGTGGTCGCGCGGGTCCTCGCTGGCGACGACACAGCGGCGCAGCCAGTCGTCGATGAGCAGCACCCAGTCCTGGGGCGTGGGCGGTCGCCGGTGGCGTTCGGACAGCACCGCGCCCGGAGGCAGCGCCAGCATCCCCACGAAGTGCAGCCGGAGGGCGGCGTCGAGCTGCTCCGGCGCCACCTCCGCGCGGGGCACCGCGGTGACGTACCGCTCGTCGAGCCACTGCAGGAACGGCCGCGAGCCGAAGGTCGGGTCCATCAGCCGGGTGGTGAGCTCGCCGAACCGGGTCGCCTCCTCGGCCAGCCACTCCTGCTCGTGCACGGTGGGGGTGACGAGGTGGGCGACCTCGAGGTACGGCGCGAGGTCGCCCTCGCGCACCAGCGCCGGCACGCCGGCCTGGAAGACGATGCCGCCGAAGAGCTCGTCGACCAGCCGCGCCTGGTCGGCGTCGAGGGTGGCGGGCGGGGTCGCCGTCAGCCCGAGCACGTGCGCGCTCGGCAGCTCCGCGAGCACCTCGGCCAGCAGCTCGCCCCAGACCTCGAGGAGGTGGTGGCACTCGTCGAGGACCAGCAGCAGGCCGGGGGTCTTGCGCAGGCGCTCGACCAGGTCCCGGCCGTTGGGGTGCAGGCGGGCCAGCTGGGAGGTGCCGGCATCTGGGTCGTCGGCCACCTCGTCGTCCGCGTCGAAGACCGCCACCGCCTGGTAGGTCAGCGAGACCAGCTCGGCGTCCGACCCGCGGTCGTCGGAGGCCGTCAGGCCGAAGGCGGTGGCCGCGTCGACCCACTGCCCCTGGATCGCGGTGTTGGGGCTGAGCACGACGGCGCGGGTGACCGTGCCGTCGGCGAGGTGCCGGGCCGCGGTCTCGAGGCCGACCCGGGTCTTGCCGCCACCCGGCGGCAGCACGATCCAGGCCCGGGTCCGGCCCGCGGCGTACGCCGCCTCCAGCGCGTCGAGTGCCCCGCGCTGGTGGACCCGCAACGGCAACGGGTCGTCCGCCTCTCCGCTACCCATCGGCGCTCGTGAGGCGGACGACCCGTCCATGCAGGGGGGCTCTCAGCCCTTGCGCTTGTTGATCTCCTCGGTGGCGGCGGGGAGGACCGTGTGCAGGTCTCCCACCACTCCGAAGTCGACGAGCTCGAACATCGGGGCCTCTTCGTCCTTGTTGACGGCCACGATGGTCTTGGAGGTCTGCATGCCGGCGCGGTGCTGGATCGCGCCGGAGATGCCGTTGGCGACGTAGAGCTGCGGCGAGACCGTCTTGCCGGTCTGACCGACCTGGAAGCTGTGCGGCATCCAGCCCGAGTCGACGGCGGCACGCGAGGCGCCCACGGCCGCGCCGAGCGCGTCCGCGAGGGCCTCGATCGGCTCGAAGTTGCCGCCGGTGCCGCGACCACCCGAGACCACGATCGCGGCCTCGGTGAGCTCGGGGCGACCGGTCGCCTGACGCGGCTGCGAGGCCACGATCTGGGCGGTCTTCGCGGCGTCGGAGACCGTCACGGCGAACTCCTCGACGGCGCCGGCGCCCTCGGACTCCTCCGGAGCGGCCGAGTTGGGCTTGACCGTGATGATCGGGGTGCCCTGGGTGACCTTCGCCTGCACGGTGTAGTTGCCGGCGAACACGCTCTGCGTGGTGACCGGGCCCTCCTGCACGTCGACCGCGTCGGTGATCAGGCCGGACTTCAGCTTGATCGACAGCCGGGCGCCGATCTCCTTGCCCTCCGCGGAGGACGGGATCAGGATCGCGGCGGGCGAGGCCTTCTCGGCGAGCTGCTGCAGCGCCTCCGCCTTCGGGGCCACCAGGTAGCCCTTGATCTCGGCGTCGTCGATGACGTAGACCTTCTCGGCGCCGTACTTCTTGACCTTGTCGGTCACGTCGCCGGCCTTGTCGGCAGGGCCGATGAAGACGGCCGAGGGCTCACCGAGGCGCTTGGCGATGGTGAGGAGCTCGTACGTCGGCTTCTTGACCGCGCCGTCGACGTGGTCGATGAGTACCAGAACTTCAGACATCAGTCGCTCCTCAGATGAACTTCTTGGAAGCGAGGAACTCGGTCAGCGCCGTGGCGCCTGAACCGTCCTCGTCCTTGACGATCTCGCCGGCGGTGCGCGGCGGGCGGGCCGTGGTCTCCTCGACCGCGGTCCACGCGGCGTCGAGGCCGACCTCGGCCGCGTCGACCCCGAGGTCGCTGAGCGACCAGGTCTCGAGCGGCTTCTTCTTGGCGGCCATGATGCCCTTGAACGACGGGTAGCGGGCCTCGCCGGACTGGTCGGTGACCGAGAGGACGATCGGCAGCGTGCCACCGATGACCTCGGTGGCGGTGTCGCCGTCACGCTTGATCCGGACCTGGCCGGACTGGGTCTCGACGACCGAGGCCAGCGTGATCTGCGGGAGGCCGAGGCGCTCCGCGAGCATGGCGGGCACGACACCGGCGGACGCGTCCGTCGAGGCCATGCCGCACATCACGACGTCGGGGCTGCCGAGCTTCTCGATGGCCTTCGCCAGCACCAGCGAGGTGGCGGCGTAGTCGGAGCCGGCGATCGCCTCGTCGGTGACGTGGACACCCTTGTCGGCACCCATCTGCAGTGCCTTGCGCACGGCGTCGAGGGCCTTCTCCGGCCCGATGCACAGCGCGGTGACCTCGGTGTCGTCGCCGGCCTTCTCCTTGAGCTGGAGAGCCTGCTCCACGGCGTACTCGTCGAGCTCCGAGAGCAACCCGTCGACGCCGACGCGGTCAACGGTGTTGTCCGACTCGAACTGCCGGTCGGCAGTGGCGTCGGGAACGTACTTCACACAGACGACAATGTTCATGGTGGTGTGGCCGAGACGGCCCCTCCTGTGGACTCGATGTGGTCGTGAGGCTACCGCCGCGTACGACGTGCCGAAACTCGGTCCGGGGTCGGGTATGTCACAGCGCCGCTGTCACGGTCCCCCGGCGGGGCGGCTCAGGGGCGGACCAGCCGCTCCAGGATCCGGCCGACGACGAGGTAGGCGACCGCGCCGAGGCCCCAGTTGGCCAGCGCGCTCTTCGTGGCGGCGTCGGCGCCGTCGAAGGTGAAGATGCCGTTGTCGCGCGAGAAGACGTCGAGGTCGACGACGTCCGCGACGTCGAGGACGAAGCCGACCAGCACGTTCTTGTCGTTGGCGTCCAGCGCGATCAGCAGGGCGCCGACCGCGAGGAACAGCGCACACACCACGGCCGCGAGCCAGATCAGCTGCGCGAGGCGGATCCGCGCCTGGGCGGTCGCGCTCGACTTCTTCCGCTCGGCCACGTCAGCTCCCGACTTCGTCACGGGCGGAATCGTCCCCCAGGCAGGTCCGCGCCAAACGGTCGCTCATCGGCCGACGAACTCGGCCTTGCCCGGCCCGTTCTCCACGAACGACGCCATCCCGATGGTCCGGTCCTGCGTGGCGAAGAGCGCGGCGAACTGCTGGCGCTCGATCTCCAGCCCGGTCTCGAGGTCGACCTCGGAGCCGCGGTCGATGCTCTCCTTCGCCGCGCGCAGGGCGTACGCCGCGGCGGCGCTGAACTGCCGCGCCCAGGCCAGCGCCTCGTCGTACACGCTCTCGGCGGGCACCACCTTGTCGACCAGGCCGATCGCCAGGGCCTCGTCGGCCTTCACGAACCGGCCGGTGAAGATCAGGTCCTTGGCCTTGCTCGGGCCGACCAGACGGGTCAGCCGCTGGGTGCCGCCCGCGCCGGGGATGATGCCGAGCAGGATCTCGGGCTGGCCGAGCGTGGCGTTGTCGGCGGCGATCCGGATGTCGGCGCACAGCGCGAGCTCGCAGCCCCCGCCGAGCGCGTAGCCGGTGATCGCGGCGACCACGGGCTTCGGGATGCGCGCGACCGCGCCCAGCGCGGACTGCAGCGGGCCGGAGCGCTTGACCATGTCGGTGTAGGACATGTCCGCCATCTCCTTGATGTCGGCGCCGGCGGCGAAGACCCGCTCGCCGCCGTAGATGACGACGGCCCGGACGTCGTCGCGCTCGGTGGCCTCGAGGGCGGCGGCGCGGATCTCCTCCTGCACCTGCACGTTGAGCGCGTTCATCTTCGGTCGGTCCAGCCGGATGGTCCCGACGCCGTCGGCCACCTCCAGTCGCACGAACTCGCCCATCGCTGCCACCTCTCTTGTAGGACCCGTCCCCGGCATGCTGCCAGCATCGGCAAGAATGCAGCCCGTGACCCCTGGCATCTGGACCCACCTCGGACAGCGGGCGCGGGTGTGGCCGGGTCGCAACTGGCCGCTCGGCGCGACCTGGTCACCCGAGTCGACCAACTTCGCGGTCTACTCCCCCAACGCGACCGAGTGCTGGGTCTGCCTCTTCGACGACGACGGCGTCGAGACCCGGCACCAGCTCACCGAGCGGTCGCTGGGCATCTGGCACGGCGCGCTCCCCGACGTACGCCCCGGGACGCGGTACGGCTACCGCGTCGACGGGCCGTGGGACCCCGCCGACGGGCTGCGCTTCAACCCGCACAAGCTGCTGCTCGACCCGTACGCGCTGGCCACCGCCGGCACGGTGACGCCGAAGCCGGCGCTGTTCGGCTACGACATGGCCGACCCCACGCTCCGCGACGAGCAGGACTCCGCGCCGTACACCGCGCGCAGCGTCGTCGTCGACCCGTCCTTCGACTGGGAGGGCGAGGTCCCGATGCGGCGGCGGTGGCGGGACACCGTGATCTACGAGCTGCACGTCAAGGGCTTCACCCAGCTGCACGACCGGGTCCCCGAGGAGCAGCGCGGGACGTACGCCGGGCTCGGGAGCCCCGCGGTCGTGGAGTACCTGCGTGACCTCGGCGTCACGGCGGTCGAGCTGCTGCCCGTGCACCAGTTCTTCTCGGAGCCCGCGCTGCTCGCGCGCGGGACGGTCAACTACTGGGGCTACAACACGATCAGCTACTTCTCCCCCGACGCCGGCTACAGCTCGGCCGGCGACCAGGGCGGGCAGGTCAACGAGTTCAAGCAGATGGTGAAGTCGCTGCACGCCGCCGGGATCGAGGTGATCCTCGACGTCGTCTACAACCACACCGCCGAGGGCGGCTCGCTCGGGCCCACGATCTCCTTCCGCGGCCTCGACGACCGCGGCTTCTACAAGCGGGTCAAGCCGACCGTCGACCCGGAGACCGGCGCCGAGACCTTCGACGACACCTACTGGGACGTCACCGGCTGCGGCAACACCGTCGACTCCAACGACCCGCTGGCGCTGCGGCTGATCCTCGACTCGCTGCGCTACTGGGTGACCGAGATGCACGTCGACGGGTTCCGCTTCGACCTGATGTCGGCGCTCACCCGGACCGGCTACGACATCGACATGAGCTGCCGGCTGCTGGTCGCGATCGGCCAGGACCCCGTGCTGCGGCACGTGAAGCTCATCGCCGAGCCGTGGGACGCCTCGATGGACGGCTACCTGGTCGGCCGGATGCCACCGCCGTGGGTGGAGTGGAACGACCAGTACCGCGACGAGATCCGGGACTTCTGGCGCAACCACTCGTCGGGCAACAGCACCGTCGCCACCCGGCTCGCCGGTTCGTCGGACCTGTACGCCGACGACGGGCGCTCGGCGTACAACTCGATCAACTTCGTGACGGCGCACGACGGCTTCACCGTGCGCGACCTGGTGACCTACGAGGCCAAGCACAACGAGGCCAACGGGGAGGACAACCGGGACGGCACCGACAACAACCGCTCCTGGAACCTCGGTCACGAGGGCGAGTCCGACGACGACGCGCTGGTCGCCGTACGACGTCGGCAGGCGGCCAACATCATGGCCACCCTGTGCCTCTCCAACGGGGTGCCGATGATCACCGCCGGCGACGAGCGCGGCCGCACGCAGCGTGGCAACAACAACGCGTACTGCCAGGACAACGAGATCTCGTGGGTCGACTGGAGCCCGGACGACGCCTGGCTCGACGTCTACCAGATCACGAAGACCGCCCTGCAGCTGCGCCGCGAGCACCCGGCGCTGCGGCAGCGGCACTGGTTCGAGGGGCGGCCGACGATCCGCGGCGGTCCGAAGGACCTCGCCTGGCTGCATCCGTCGGGGCGCGAGATGACCGCCGACGACTGGCACGACCCGGACCTGCGCACGATCGGGATGTTCGTGTCCGGCGCCCCGTTGCGGGCGCCGGGGCGACACGGCGAGCAGCAGGTCGACAAGTCGTTCGTGCTCTGGTTCAACGCCAACTGGCTGCCGACCACGATCTCGCTGCCCGAGAACGACTGGGTGCAGACCGGCGAGGTCGTGCTGTCCACCGACTTCCGGCTCCCGGTGGGCACGCAGGTCAAGGCCGGGGACCGGGTCGCCCTCGGTCGCCGTACCGTCGTCGTGATCCGCGAAGTTTGAGTCGGGACTTCTGACGGTTGAGTCGGGAGTTCTGCCGCTTCACTCCGGAGAAAAGTCCGGAATGAAGCGTCAGAAGTCCCGACTCGACGGACTAGGGGAGGGCGACGACGCCGAGCTCGGCGGGTGAGGCGAGCAGGTCGTTGCGCGGGATGATCCGGACCGTGTAGCCGAAGGCACCCGAGTGGTCGAGGAGCAGGTCGCCGTCGAAGCGGTGCCGGCCGGCCTCGTAGGACTCGGCCAGGTGCAGCTGCTCGACGACGGTGTCGGTGAGCTCGTCCTCGGCGTTGATCTTGCCGTGGAGCAGCTCGACCGCGACGTCGTCGGGGCTGAGGTCGCCGAGGCCGACGAAGGCGCGGACGCTCATCGCGTCGCCGACCTCCGGGGCCTCGCTGACGCCGCTGCTCTCGACGTGCTCGACGCGTACGCCGGGCCAGCCGGCCTTCACCTTCTTCTTCCACGCGGCCAGGACGACGGCGCCGGCGTAGTCGGAGTTGAGCCGGCGGGCGGTGGTCGCGGCCGGCGTGTAGAGCTGGCGCACGTAGTCGCTGACCATCCGGGTGGCGAGCACCTTCGGGCCCAGCGACTTCAGCGTGTGCCGGGTCATCTCGAGCCAGCGGGTCGGCACGCCCTCTGCGTCGACGTCGTAGAAGCGCGGGGCGACCTCGTTCTCGATGAGGTCGTAGAGGGCGCTCGCCTCGAGGTCGTCACGGTGGTCGGGGTCGACGACGCCGTCGGCGGACGGGATCGCCCAGCCGTTCTCGCCGTCGTACCACTCGTCCCACCAGCCGTCGAGGATCGACAGGTTGAGACCGCCGTTGAGCGCGGCCTTCATGCCCGACGTGCCGCAGGCCTCGTAGGGGCGCAGCGGGTTGTTGAGCCAGACGTCGCAGCCCGGGTAGAGCGGCTGCGCCATCGCGATGTCGTAGTTGGGCAGGTAGGCGATCCGGTGCCGGACCTCCGGGTCGTCGGCGAGCTGGACGATCGCCTGGATCAGCTTCTTGCCGCCGTCGTCGGCCGGGTGCGCCTTGCCCGCCATCACCAGCTGGATCGGGCGCTCGGGGTGCAGCAGCAGGCGCTTGAGCCGCTCCGGGTCGCGCAGCATCAGCGTGAGTCGCTTGTACGACGCAGCGCGCCGCGCGAAGCCGATCGTCAGCACGTCGGGGTCGAGGGCGTTGTCGATCCAGCCGAGCTCGGCCTTGGCGGCGCCACGCTTCTCGCAGGAGCGGGCCAGCCGCTTGCGCGCGTCGACGACCAGCCGCTCGCGCAGGGCGCGCTTGGTCGCCCAGATGTCGACGCCCGAGACCTTGTCGACGGCGGACCAGAAGGACTCGGCGTCGTCGGACTCCGCGTCGGCACCCTGGCTGGTCGCCAGCTCGATGACCTCGCGCGCGACCCAGGTCGGGGCGTGCACGCCGTTGGTGATCGAGCCGATCGGGACCTCGGCCTCGTCGAAGGCCGGCCACAGGCCCTGGAACATCTCGCGGCTCACGTGGCCGTGCAGCTGCGAGACGCCGTTGGCGCGCTGGGCGAGCCGGAAGCCCATCACGGCCATGTTGAAGACCGTCGGGTCGCCGCCCTCGTAGTCCTCGCTGCCGAGCGGCAGGATCCGGTCGACCGGTACGCCGGGGGTCGCACCGCCGTCGCTGAAGTACTGCTCGACGAGCGTGCGCGGGAAGCGGTCGATGCCGGCCGGGACCGGCGTGTGCGTCGTGAACACGGTCGACGCCCGGCCGACCTCGAGCGCGGTGTCGAAGTCGAGCTTCGGGCCGCCCTCGGCGACGGTGAGCTCACGGATCCGCTCCAGGCCGAGGAAGCCGGCGTGGCCCTCGTTGGTGTGGAACACCTCGGGCGCCTGGTGGCCGGTGAGACGGGAGAAGACGCGCAGCGCCCGGACACCGCCGACGCCGAGGAGCAGCTCCTGGCGGAGCCGGTGCTCGCTGTTGCCGCCGTACAGCCGGTCGGTCACGTCGCGGTAGTGGTCGGGGTTGCCCTCGACGTCGGTGTCGAGCATCAGCAGCGGCACGCGGCCGACGCTCGCCACCCAGATCCGGGCGAGCAGCTCGGGCCCGTCGGGCATCGCGATGCTGATCATCGCGCGCTCGCCGTTGTCGTCGCGCAGCGGCGAGATCGGCAGCCCGTCGGGATCGAGCACCGGGTAGGTCTCCTGCTGCCAGCCCTCACGCGAGAACGCCTGCTTGAAGTAGCCGTGCTTGTAGAGCAGGCCGACGCCGATGATCGGCACGCCGAGGTCGCTCGCGGCCTTCAGGTGGTCGCCGGCCAGGATGCCGAGGCCGCCGGAGTACTGCGGCAGCACCGCGGCGATGCCGAACTCCGGCGAGAAGTAGCCGATCGCGGCGGGACCGTCGACGCCCGCGGCCAGGCGGCGCTGGTACCAGCGGTCACCGGTGAGGTAGCGCTCGAGGTCGTCGTGGGCGGCCGCGAGGCGGGCCAGGAAGTCGGCATCCTGGGCCAGCTCGTCGAGCCGCGCCCGCCCGACCGCGCCCAGCAGGCGGACCGGGTCGCGCCCGGTCGACTCCCACAGGTCGGGGTCGACGGCGGCGAAGACGTCCTGCGTCTCGGGGCTCCACGACCAGCGCAGGTTGCCGGCGAGGGCGCTCAGCGCGGCGAGGGCCGGGGGCAGCACGGGGCGGACGGTGAATCGTCGGATAGCACGCACATGCGGACGTTACCGCGAGACTCTTGGAACGATCAAAGGAATGGCGCGATCGCTGCTGGACCAGACCGCCGACCCCGGGGTGGACGAGGTTCACATAACGAACGGGCGCGTCCGACGTTGTCGCTGGCATGACCGCACGCGCGCTCCTCCCGCTGCTCCTCGCCGGCACCCTCGTCACCGGGCTGACCCAGCTGCCCGCCACCGCGAGCAGTGCACCCTCCTCCCCCGGGCCGACGCCCGCGGTCAGCCGCACCATCGGCGACCCGGTCCACGGCCTCAGCGAGATCGACGTCCGCGGTGCCGTCGCACCGACCGCGGCCCAGCGCGGCGCGGTCGCCGCCCTCGGCCCCGTGCAGCTGCGCTGGAACGAGTTCGGTACGCCGGCCTCGATCCTGCCCAAGGACGGCACCCTCGGCCCCGCGGCCGGCTCCCCGGTCGATGCTGCCCGCTCCTGGGTCACCGGCCACGCCGCGCTGCTCGGCCTCGGCGCCGAGCAGGTCGCCGGCCTCGAGCTGGTCAAGGACCAGCGGCTGGTCGACTCCGGCGCCCACGCGGTGCTCTTCCGGCAGACCTTCGGCGGCCTCGAGCCTGCCTCGGGCAGCCTCGTCACCGTCGGCGTCGCCGACGGCCAGATCACCTACGTCTCGTCCTCGCTGACCCGCACCACCCAGACCCCGCCGGCCAGCACGGTCACCCCGCTGCAGGGGTGGCTGGCAGCTGCCGACAACGTCGGCCTCGGCGTCGATGCCGGCCAGGTCGGCGACATCGTGTCCGCCGTCTCCGCCGGGTGGACCCGCCTCACGGTCCCCGGGTTCCCGCAGGAGCAGACGGTCCGGCTCCGTGCCCTCGCGATGGCCGACGGCTCGGTCCGCCCGGTGCTCGAGGCCAACGTCGTCAAGGTCGTCGGCGGCGCGTCCACGGCGTACCGCGTGCTCGTCGACGGACTCGACAAGGACGTGCTCGTCCGGCACAACGCCGTCGACAACGCGATGTACAACAACGTCTTCCAGGGCACGGTCAGCAACACGACCTGCGGCCCGGAGCACCCGTTCGAGCTCGACGACGACCTGACGAAGTCGATCACCGCGACGGCCCTCGCCGTACCTCTCGACGACGTCACGGTCACGCTCGAGGGCCCCGGTGGGCTCCACGAGACCCAGGACCTGCTGACCAGCCCGGAGGTCGCGACGTTCACCTCCGACGGCTTCCCGTCCGGGGTCTACACGGTGCAGATCTGCCCGTTCGACGACGCGTCCATCACGGTCGGCCAGTACGCCGTCCTCGTCGCCGCCAGCGACTCCGGCGCCCCGTCGACCGGCGACGCGAGCATCGACCCGCGCTGGCGCTACTTCACCGCCAACCCCGACCTCGCGTCGACCGCGGTCGGCACCGTCCCCGGCAACTCGGTCGTCGGCTGCTGGACCGGAACCGGCCCGGACTGCACCACCCCCAACGGCCCGCTGGCCAACAGCGCCGCCAACGACGGCCCCTGGGACAACGCCGCCGGCGTCCCGACCTCGACGACGGTCGGCAACAACGCCAACACCCACGAGGCCTGGGCCGACCCCGACGCCCCGGGCGGCCTGCTGCAGGCACCGGTGTCGCCGACCCGCGACTACACCACCGACTTCACGGACGCGTGGAACGAGTCCGGCTGCGACCCGAGCCAGCTGGTGCCGACCGGCAACGACATCGACGCGTCCGTCACCAACCTCTTCGCGTCGCACAACCGGATGCACGACTACAGCTACTACCTCGGCTTCACCGAGGACAACTACAACCTCCAGCTGAGCAACCGCGGCCACGGCGGCGTGGCCGGTGACGCCGAGGTCGGCAACGCCCAGGCCGGCGCGATCAGCGGGGGCAGCCCGACGTACCTGGGGCGCGACAACGCCAACCAGATCACCCTCAACGACGGCGTGCCCGGCATCACCAACCAGTACCTCTTCCAGCCGATCGCCGGGTCGTTCTACTCCCCCTGCACCGACGGCGCGCTCGACATGAGCATCGTCGGCCACGAGTACACCCACGCGATCTCCAACCGGATGATCGGCGGCCCCGACGACGGCATCACGTCCGAGCAGGGCGGTGCCATGGGTGAGTCGTGGGGCGACCTGAACGCCGCCGAGTACATGTTCGGCAACGGCTACTCCAACGGCGCCAGCCCGTGGGTCGTCGGCCCGTACGCCACCGGCAACGCCACGGCCGGCATCCGCGACTACCCCATCGACAAGAACCCGCTCAACTACTCGGACTACGGCTTCGACACCACCGGCCCGGAGGTGCACGCCGACGGCGAGATCTGGAACGGCACCCAGTGGGAGGTGCGCCAGGCGCTGGTGGCCAAGTGGAACAGCCAGTTCCCGTACGCCGACAAGCAGCTGCAGAAGGACTGCACGATCGCGTCCGGTGCCCAGAGCCCGCTCCCGGCCTCGCACTGCCCGGGCAATCG is part of the Nocardioides conyzicola genome and encodes:
- a CDS encoding DEAD/DEAH box helicase family protein, with product MGSGEADDPLPLRVHQRGALDALEAAYAAGRTRAWIVLPPGGGKTRVGLETAARHLADGTVTRAVVLSPNTAIQGQWVDAATAFGLTASDDRGSDAELVSLTYQAVAVFDADDEVADDPDAGTSQLARLHPNGRDLVERLRKTPGLLLVLDECHHLLEVWGELLAEVLAELPSAHVLGLTATPPATLDADQARLVDELFGGIVFQAGVPALVREGDLAPYLEVAHLVTPTVHEQEWLAEEATRFGELTTRLMDPTFGSRPFLQWLDERYVTAVPRAEVAPEQLDAALRLHFVGMLALPPGAVLSERHRRPPTPQDWVLLIDDWLRRCVVASEDPRDHDVLRVVRRALPAVGYVWTRRGIRAGRSTVDRVLARTMAKTTATVDLVAGEWDSLGDHTRVLVLCDHERASAIVPRELDGVLDQQEGSARSVIAALVGDPATAGLAPLLVTGSTVAAAESTLRDLVEQVRLTDARLADALVVEPGDAAVAQLTGPWTSRRWVPHVTRLFESGGTRVLVGTRGLLGEGWDAPRISTLVDLTTATTSTAVVQTRGRALRIDATWPDKVAMTWSVVCLTEAHPRGGQDWDRLVRKHVGFQGVDAEGDVVDGVGHLDASFSPYLPPAIADIDAINHRMAERARDRQAVRAWWRVGEPYVDQVRPTLRVRGRLAPVAPDVRPEPPAVVAAADGVLFRGAVPEGPGAFAVRHRHERLTGWRDLVLAPLLAPPSLDQLGRAVADALAAAGLGGPGGAAVVVEPHPSGEYRCRLDGADEPSSWLFADSLEQLLAPLATPRYVVARYVLGADDVPDVGVWATLGGRSAVRRAIAQARPSGVVWHPVPTALGVNAARAGAFAEAWDRWVGPTQLLYTGSPEGAGVLAAQQGSDPFDATTVVRRHWS
- a CDS encoding electron transfer flavoprotein subunit alpha/FixB family protein produces the protein MSEVLVLIDHVDGAVKKPTYELLTIAKRLGEPSAVFIGPADKAGDVTDKVKKYGAEKVYVIDDAEIKGYLVAPKAEALQQLAEKASPAAILIPSSAEGKEIGARLSIKLKSGLITDAVDVQEGPVTTQSVFAGNYTVQAKVTQGTPIITVKPNSAAPEESEGAGAVEEFAVTVSDAAKTAQIVASQPRQATGRPELTEAAIVVSGGRGTGGNFEPIEALADALGAAVGASRAAVDSGWMPHSFQVGQTGKTVSPQLYVANGISGAIQHRAGMQTSKTIVAVNKDEEAPMFELVDFGVVGDLHTVLPAATEEINKRKG
- a CDS encoding electron transfer flavoprotein subunit beta/FixA family protein, translated to MKYVPDATADRQFESDNTVDRVGVDGLLSELDEYAVEQALQLKEKAGDDTEVTALCIGPEKALDAVRKALQMGADKGVHVTDEAIAGSDYAATSLVLAKAIEKLGSPDVVMCGMASTDASAGVVPAMLAERLGLPQITLASVVETQSGQVRIKRDGDTATEVIGGTLPIVLSVTDQSGEARYPSFKGIMAAKKKPLETWSLSDLGVDAAEVGLDAAWTAVEETTARPPRTAGEIVKDEDGSGATALTEFLASKKFI
- a CDS encoding enoyl-CoA hydratase/isomerase family protein, whose product is MGEFVRLEVADGVGTIRLDRPKMNALNVQVQEEIRAAALEATERDDVRAVVIYGGERVFAAGADIKEMADMSYTDMVKRSGPLQSALGAVARIPKPVVAAITGYALGGGCELALCADIRIAADNATLGQPEILLGIIPGAGGTQRLTRLVGPSKAKDLIFTGRFVKADEALAIGLVDKVVPAESVYDEALAWARQFSAAAAYALRAAKESIDRGSEVDLETGLEIERQQFAALFATQDRTIGMASFVENGPGKAEFVGR
- the glgX gene encoding glycogen debranching protein GlgX, encoding MQPVTPGIWTHLGQRARVWPGRNWPLGATWSPESTNFAVYSPNATECWVCLFDDDGVETRHQLTERSLGIWHGALPDVRPGTRYGYRVDGPWDPADGLRFNPHKLLLDPYALATAGTVTPKPALFGYDMADPTLRDEQDSAPYTARSVVVDPSFDWEGEVPMRRRWRDTVIYELHVKGFTQLHDRVPEEQRGTYAGLGSPAVVEYLRDLGVTAVELLPVHQFFSEPALLARGTVNYWGYNTISYFSPDAGYSSAGDQGGQVNEFKQMVKSLHAAGIEVILDVVYNHTAEGGSLGPTISFRGLDDRGFYKRVKPTVDPETGAETFDDTYWDVTGCGNTVDSNDPLALRLILDSLRYWVTEMHVDGFRFDLMSALTRTGYDIDMSCRLLVAIGQDPVLRHVKLIAEPWDASMDGYLVGRMPPPWVEWNDQYRDEIRDFWRNHSSGNSTVATRLAGSSDLYADDGRSAYNSINFVTAHDGFTVRDLVTYEAKHNEANGEDNRDGTDNNRSWNLGHEGESDDDALVAVRRRQAANIMATLCLSNGVPMITAGDERGRTQRGNNNAYCQDNEISWVDWSPDDAWLDVYQITKTALQLRREHPALRQRHWFEGRPTIRGGPKDLAWLHPSGREMTADDWHDPDLRTIGMFVSGAPLRAPGRHGEQQVDKSFVLWFNANWLPTTISLPENDWVQTGEVVLSTDFRLPVGTQVKAGDRVALGRRTVVVIREV